GGGATAACGGGTTATTATCCTTAACCAGCAGCCACAATATTTATTATATACTATTTCGTCTTTCCTGAAAGAATGAGGACCGAGCACGGCGGGGGCGTCCCGGAGTCGACGGCGTTCGCCCAGTCGCTGTCGGCGCTCAAAGAGGACGGGAGCAGCATCCTGCTGGTCGGGCGGACCAGTTCGCAGGCCCACAAGGGTGCCTGCCGCCGGCTGATGGGGGCCGACGGCGAGGAGCCCCGACAGCGCCTCTACGTGTACACGCTCGGTAACGAGAGCTGCGGCCACGCCCCGGCCTCGGAGGCGGCGGGGACGACCAGACTCGTCAGCCAGACCGACGAGGTCGGCGACTCGACGGCCCCCTCGGTCGGTCCGGACGTCGAGGAGGCCCTCGTCGGCCCCGAACTGTTGAGCACGCTCGGGACCGAGGTCATCGACGCCATCGAGGACCTCTCGGAGGACGACGTGGCACCTGCCGAGTTGCGCCTCTGCTTCGACTCGGTGACGCCACTCCTGCGCGAACACAAGTCACAGAACGTGTTCCGGCTCCTGCACATGATCACCTCCCGCATCCGGCAGGAGCAGGGGATGAGTCACTTCCACCTCCCGCTCGACCGCGACAGC
This window of the Haloarchaeobius amylolyticus genome carries:
- a CDS encoding DUF7504 family protein; this encodes MRTEHGGGVPESTAFAQSLSALKEDGSSILLVGRTSSQAHKGACRRLMGADGEEPRQRLYVYTLGNESCGHAPASEAAGTTRLVSQTDEVGDSTAPSVGPDVEEALVGPELLSTLGTEVIDAIEDLSEDDVAPAELRLCFDSVTPLLREHKSQNVFRLLHMITSRIRQEQGMSHFHLPLDRDSDYVRLLEPLFDAVVEVRRDDDTDTLEQRWHLRDRDADSGWIPL